The genomic interval ATCTTGCCGCTGCCCTTGCGCAGGAACACGCGGGCGACGGAGGACTTGCGACGGCCGGTGCCGTAATTCTGGGTGATAGCCATGACTTAGAGTTCCAGGGGCTGCGGCTGCTGGGCGGCGTGCGGATGCTCGGCACCCTTGTACACCTTGAGCTTGCGGTACATGGCACGGCCGAGCGTGTTCTTCGGCAGCATGCCCTTGACGGCGATCTCGATCACGCGTTCGGGATGGCGCTCGAGCGCCTGGCCCAGCGATTCGGTCTTGAGGTTGCCGATGTAGCCCGTGAAACGGTGATAGAGCTTGTCGGTCATCTTCTTGCCGGTCACCGCAATCTTCTCGGCGTTGATCACGACGATGTAGTCGCCGGTATCGACATGCGGGGTGTAGACAGGCTTGTGCTTGCCGCGCAGGCGGTGAGCGATTTCCGCGCTCAGGCGGCCCAGCGTCTTGCCGGTGGCGTCGACGAGATACCAGTCGCGCTGGACGGTCTCGGACTTGGCGGTGAAAGTCTTCATGACGGGTTGGTACTCGGTCGGTGACTGGTCGGGCTGATTGCGCCGGTGGCCGGCGGAACTTCGCCTCGCGTTGTGTACGGTGCAGCAAAGAAGCGGGATCATAGCGCGGCCGGCAAGGGGCGCGCAACTGGCAGGCAGTCCTGGCAGATCAGCCCTGGCCGGCCAGGTCGTGCCCGGCATGCCCCCCTGAGGCGGGTTTTGCGATGAGTCGCCTCGAAAGTCCTGCAATGACGCCACGCGCGACACGATGTGACAACGGCTGTTTCGTGACCCGAAACACACCGACGGTATCGCCCCACACCGCACTGTCGGCGTCGGCATCAGGCGCCCAATCGGTCGTGATCTCGACCACATCGGTGCCCCCCCAGCGCGCCAATGCCTCGAACCCATCCGGGTAGAAGCGCCAGCAGTCCACGGGGTAGCGATGTTCTGGCCCTCTCGAT from Luteimonas sp. S4-F44 carries:
- the rplM gene encoding 50S ribosomal protein L13, translated to MKTFTAKSETVQRDWYLVDATGKTLGRLSAEIAHRLRGKHKPVYTPHVDTGDYIVVINAEKIAVTGKKMTDKLYHRFTGYIGNLKTESLGQALERHPERVIEIAVKGMLPKNTLGRAMYRKLKVYKGAEHPHAAQQPQPLEL